A window from Glaciimonas sp. PCH181 encodes these proteins:
- a CDS encoding GatB/YqeY domain-containing protein encodes MGLKEQITEDMKAAMRARETAKLNTIRLITAAMKQKEVDERITLTDTLVLAIIEKMIKQRKDSITQFEAGNRQDLADIEKAELVILTAYMPAGLSDAEIHAEVAAAVSASGAKGPQDMGKVMAILKPKLAGRADLTVVSGLVKIALSANA; translated from the coding sequence ATGGGCCTCAAAGAGCAAATTACAGAAGATATGAAGGCCGCGATGCGTGCCAGAGAGACAGCGAAACTCAACACAATTCGTCTGATCACTGCTGCAATGAAGCAAAAAGAAGTCGATGAAAGAATTACCTTAACCGATACGCTAGTTCTTGCCATCATTGAAAAAATGATCAAACAACGCAAAGACTCGATCACGCAATTTGAGGCTGGCAATCGCCAGGATCTGGCCGATATCGAAAAAGCGGAACTCGTTATTCTTACCGCATACATGCCAGCAGGATTATCTGACGCAGAAATTCATGCAGAAGTTGCCGCAGCGGTCAGCGCCAGTGGCGCCAAAGGTCCGCAAGACATGGGTAAAGTGATGGCAATACTAAAGCCAAAACTAGCAGGACGCGCCGATTTGACCGTAGTATCCGGGCTGGTCAAAATCGCCCTGTCAGCAAACGCTTAA
- the dnaG gene encoding DNA primase: protein MIPPSFIQDLLTRVDIVDVVGRYVQLKKGGANFMGLCPFHNEKSPSFTVSPTKQFYHCFGCGAHGTAIGFLIEYSGLGFVEAVKDLAQNVGMVVPENDDKIPPAQRAAYQAQNLALSEAMTIACDFYRQNLRSAPNAVAYLQGRGLTGEIAAKFGLGYSIDNWDSLRTVFPDYEVTALVESGLVIDRTDEEGNNRKRYDRFRDRIMFPIRNTKGQVIGFGGRVMDHGEPKYLNSPETPLFQKGSELYGLFEARQAIRDAGYVLVTEGYMDVVALAQLGFPQAVATLGTACTPTHVNKLLRQTDQVIFSFDGDGAGRRAARRALDACLPHASDNKIIKFLFLPKEHDPDSYVRELGAEAFERQIHDAMPLSQFLLNEVTAEVDLNTSEGRARAQFDAKPMLQIMPPSSLRLQIVRGLAQLTQSTAAEIESLFDLAKPIARARQAPPRSNRPAPVGLERQIIRLMVAHPALTSELDEAALAAVANFAPDRAEMLAQLIEASQSMGAQASFASLAEHLREGGPEFESLIAEIAAEAESEIETARMELADAIRQTKMQTLKAELAQLAAKGLGTDEARNRYREITVQQEQLRRQAESELAQR from the coding sequence GTGATCCCACCATCCTTTATTCAGGATTTACTGACCCGCGTTGACATCGTCGACGTGGTGGGCCGCTATGTTCAACTCAAAAAAGGCGGCGCAAACTTCATGGGTTTGTGTCCGTTTCACAACGAAAAATCACCTAGTTTTACAGTTAGTCCGACCAAACAGTTTTATCACTGCTTTGGCTGTGGCGCGCACGGAACAGCGATTGGATTTTTAATCGAGTATTCCGGCCTCGGCTTCGTCGAGGCAGTCAAAGATCTAGCCCAAAACGTCGGCATGGTCGTGCCGGAAAATGACGATAAAATTCCACCAGCACAGCGCGCCGCCTATCAGGCGCAAAACCTCGCCCTGTCAGAAGCGATGACCATCGCCTGCGACTTCTACCGACAAAATTTGCGCTCCGCACCGAATGCAGTGGCATATCTCCAGGGCCGCGGATTGACCGGCGAAATCGCTGCAAAATTCGGACTTGGTTATTCAATAGACAACTGGGACAGCTTACGTACCGTTTTCCCTGATTACGAAGTCACTGCGCTAGTCGAATCCGGCTTAGTCATTGATCGCACGGACGAAGAAGGTAACAACCGCAAACGCTATGACCGTTTCCGTGATCGCATTATGTTTCCTATCCGCAATACCAAAGGCCAGGTTATCGGTTTTGGGGGGCGGGTCATGGATCATGGCGAACCTAAATACTTGAATTCTCCAGAAACACCCCTATTTCAAAAGGGCAGCGAGTTATATGGTTTATTTGAGGCACGTCAGGCAATTCGCGACGCCGGTTATGTATTGGTGACAGAAGGCTATATGGACGTAGTAGCGTTGGCGCAATTAGGGTTTCCGCAGGCGGTGGCCACTTTGGGCACTGCTTGTACGCCAACGCATGTAAACAAACTATTGCGCCAAACCGATCAAGTTATCTTTAGTTTCGATGGCGACGGCGCGGGACGACGGGCTGCGCGAAGAGCGCTAGATGCCTGCCTGCCCCACGCCAGCGACAACAAAATTATCAAATTTTTGTTTTTACCTAAAGAGCATGATCCCGACAGCTATGTTCGCGAATTGGGCGCAGAAGCATTCGAACGTCAAATTCATGATGCGATGCCATTATCACAATTTTTGCTCAACGAAGTCACCGCAGAGGTCGATTTAAATACGTCGGAAGGCCGTGCACGCGCACAATTCGATGCCAAGCCAATGTTGCAAATCATGCCACCATCATCGCTACGATTGCAGATTGTGCGTGGATTAGCGCAACTAACTCAATCAACGGCGGCAGAAATTGAATCATTGTTTGATCTGGCAAAGCCGATTGCACGCGCTCGACAAGCACCGCCACGCAGCAATCGCCCGGCGCCAGTCGGACTAGAACGGCAAATTATTCGCCTGATGGTTGCCCATCCGGCACTGACATCGGAATTGGACGAAGCCGCATTGGCTGCCGTAGCTAACTTTGCACCAGACCGCGCCGAAATGCTGGCGCAGTTAATCGAAGCAAGTCAAAGCATGGGCGCTCAGGCTAGCTTTGCCTCCTTGGCCGAACATCTGCGGGAAGGCGGCCCGGAATTCGAGTCCCTTATTGCTGAAATTGCAGCAGAAGCAGAATCCGAAATCGAAACTGCCAGAATGGAATTGGCTGACGCGATTCGACAGACTAAGATGCAGACATTAAAGGCAGAATTAGCCCAATTGGCAGCAAAAGGATTAGGGACCGATGAGGCGCGCAATCGCTATCGTGAGATAACCGTGCAGCAAGAGCAGTTGCGACGACAGGCTGAGTCGGAGTTGGCGCAACGTTAA